The Pseudomonas iranensis genome includes a window with the following:
- a CDS encoding HPr family phosphocarrier protein, which produces MPAREIEIINKLGLHARASAKFVGVAGQYPDCTIRVGRSPETTVDGKSIMAMMMLAAGKGTKIYLSTEGEQAQEAMDALVQLINNYFDEGG; this is translated from the coding sequence ATGCCTGCTCGTGAAATCGAAATCATCAATAAGCTGGGTCTGCATGCTCGGGCATCGGCCAAATTCGTCGGCGTGGCCGGTCAGTATCCAGACTGCACGATCCGGGTGGGACGCAGCCCTGAAACGACTGTCGACGGCAAGAGCATCATGGCGATGATGATGCTCGCCGCCGGCAAGGGCACCAAAATTTATTTGAGTACCGAAGGCGAACAGGCTCAGGAAGCCATGGACGCTTTGGTGCAGCTGATCAACAATTACTTCGATGAAGGTGGTTGA
- a CDS encoding RNA polymerase factor sigma-54: MKPSLVLRMGQQLTMTPQLQQAIRLLQLSTLDLQQEIQEALESNPMLERQEEGDDFDNADPLADNAEQKPAEIQEPSYQETAPTVDNLEDGEWNERIPNELPVDTAWEDVYQTSASSLPSSDDDEWDFTTRTSAGESLQSHLLWQLNLAPMSDTDRLIAVTLIDCINNQGYLDETLEEILEAFDPELDIELDEIEAVLHRIQQFEPAGIGARNLSECLLLQLRQLPAKTPWLAEAKRLVADYIDLLGSRDYSQLMRRMKLKEDELRQVIELVQSLNPRPGSQIESTEAEYVIPDVIVRKDNERWLVELNQESVPRLRVNAQYAGFVKRADTSADNTFMRNQLQEARWFIKSLQSRNETLMKVATQIVEHQRGFLEYGDEAMKPLVLHDIAEAVGMHESTISRVTTQKFMHTPRGIYELKYFFSSHVSTAEGGECSSTAIRAIIKKLVAAENQKKPLSDSKIAGLLEAQGIQVARRTVAKYRESLGIAPSSERKRLM; the protein is encoded by the coding sequence TGACGATGACACCGCAGCTGCAACAGGCCATCCGCCTGCTCCAATTGTCGACCCTGGACCTGCAACAGGAGATCCAGGAGGCTCTGGAATCCAATCCGATGCTCGAGCGCCAGGAAGAAGGCGACGACTTCGACAACGCCGATCCTCTGGCCGACAACGCCGAACAGAAGCCCGCCGAAATCCAGGAACCCTCCTACCAGGAAACCGCCCCGACGGTGGACAACCTCGAGGATGGCGAATGGAACGAGCGCATCCCCAACGAACTGCCAGTAGATACCGCCTGGGAAGACGTCTACCAGACCAGCGCCAGTAGCCTGCCGAGCAGCGATGACGATGAGTGGGATTTCACCACCCGCACGTCCGCCGGCGAGAGCCTGCAGAGCCATCTGCTCTGGCAACTGAACCTGGCGCCGATGTCCGACACCGATCGCCTGATCGCCGTCACCCTGATCGACTGCATCAACAATCAGGGCTATCTGGACGAAACACTCGAAGAAATTCTTGAAGCGTTCGATCCTGAACTGGACATCGAGCTCGACGAGATCGAAGCCGTCCTGCATCGCATCCAGCAATTCGAGCCCGCCGGTATCGGCGCCCGCAACCTCAGCGAATGCCTGCTGCTGCAACTTCGCCAGTTGCCAGCCAAAACACCGTGGTTGGCCGAGGCCAAGCGCCTCGTCGCCGATTACATCGACCTGCTCGGCAGCCGCGATTACAGCCAGTTGATGCGCCGGATGAAGCTCAAGGAAGACGAGCTGCGCCAGGTCATCGAACTGGTGCAGAGTCTCAATCCGCGTCCGGGCTCGCAGATCGAGTCGACCGAAGCCGAATACGTCATTCCCGATGTGATCGTGCGCAAGGACAACGAGCGCTGGCTGGTCGAGCTGAACCAGGAATCGGTGCCCCGCCTTCGCGTCAACGCCCAATACGCCGGTTTTGTGAAGCGTGCCGACACCAGCGCCGACAACACCTTCATGCGTAATCAATTGCAGGAAGCCCGCTGGTTCATCAAGAGCCTGCAGAGCCGCAACGAAACCCTGATGAAAGTGGCCACGCAGATCGTCGAACATCAGCGCGGTTTCCTCGAATACGGCGACGAAGCGATGAAGCCGTTGGTATTGCATGACATCGCCGAAGCGGTCGGCATGCACGAATCGACGATTTCCCGGGTGACCACGCAAAAATTCATGCATACCCCGCGCGGTATTTATGAGCTGAAATACTTTTTCTCCAGCCACGTCAGCACCGCCGAAGGCGGCGAATGCTCGTCCACGGCGATCCGCGCGATCATCAAAAAACTGGTCGCTGCGGAAAATCAGAAAAAGCCGTTGAGTGACAGCAAGATCGCTGGTTTACTGGAGGCACAAGGCATTCAGGTGGCTCGCCGCACCGTCGCCAAGTACCGCGAATCCCTCGGAATCGCGCCTTCGAGCGAACGCAAGCGGTTGATGTAA
- the rapZ gene encoding RNase adapter RapZ gives MRLIIVSGRSGSGKSTALNVLEDNGYYCIDNLPAGLLPELAERALIHTELAQPLVAVSIDARNLPSHLSRFPELLEDVRAKHIKCDVLYLDADEETLLKRFSETRRRHPLSNANRSLAEAIHDETALLGPIADLADLKINTTSLNLYQLRDTLKLRLLNQPEPGTAFLVESFGFKRGMPVDADLVFDVRCLPNPYWKPELRAQSGLDAPVAEYLAQQPDVEEMYQDIYAYLNKWLPRFAASNRAYVTIAIGCTGGHHRSVYLTERLGQALQKTLKNVQVRHRDLT, from the coding sequence ATGCGTTTGATCATTGTCAGTGGCCGTTCGGGCTCGGGTAAAAGTACCGCCCTGAATGTCCTTGAGGACAACGGCTACTACTGCATCGACAATCTGCCGGCCGGTTTGCTGCCGGAACTGGCCGAGCGTGCGCTGATTCACACGGAGCTGGCGCAGCCGCTGGTCGCCGTGTCGATCGATGCACGCAACCTGCCCAGCCATCTGTCACGCTTTCCCGAATTGCTCGAAGACGTGCGTGCCAAGCATATCAAGTGCGATGTGTTGTACCTGGACGCCGACGAAGAAACCTTGCTCAAGCGTTTTTCCGAGACCCGTCGTCGTCACCCGCTGAGCAACGCCAATCGCTCGCTGGCCGAGGCGATTCACGATGAAACCGCCCTGCTCGGCCCGATCGCCGATCTGGCTGACCTGAAAATCAACACCACCAGCCTGAATCTGTATCAACTGCGCGATACCCTGAAGTTGCGCCTGTTGAATCAGCCTGAGCCCGGCACGGCGTTTCTGGTTGAGTCATTTGGCTTCAAGCGCGGCATGCCGGTCGATGCCGATCTGGTCTTCGATGTGCGCTGCCTGCCCAATCCGTACTGGAAACCGGAGCTGCGCGCGCAATCGGGCCTTGATGCACCGGTGGCCGAGTATCTGGCGCAGCAGCCGGATGTCGAAGAAATGTATCAGGACATCTACGCCTACCTGAACAAGTGGCTGCCACGTTTCGCCGCCAGCAACCGCGCCTACGTGACCATTGCCATCGGCTGCACCGGCGGGCACCACCGCTCCGTCTACCTGACCGAACGTCTGGGCCAGGCCCTGCAGAAAACCCTGAAGAACGTCCAGGTTCGCCACCGCGACCTCACCTAA
- the ptsN gene encoding PTS IIA-like nitrogen regulatory protein PtsN → MIRLETILTPGRSQVNAPGGSKKKALEQIANLIHREVPDLAMQDVFEALIAREKLGSTGFGNGIAIPHCRLKGCAGPVSALLHLEAPIDFDAIDGAPVDLLFVLLVPEAATDAHLELLRQIASMLDRKEVREKLRSAPSNEALYQVVVDEQNGH, encoded by the coding sequence ATGATCCGACTTGAAACCATCCTGACCCCCGGCCGTTCCCAAGTGAACGCGCCGGGCGGCAGCAAGAAAAAAGCCCTCGAACAGATTGCCAACCTGATCCACCGCGAAGTACCGGATCTGGCGATGCAGGATGTCTTCGAGGCGCTGATCGCCCGTGAAAAACTCGGTTCCACCGGTTTTGGCAACGGCATCGCCATTCCCCACTGCCGCCTCAAGGGCTGCGCGGGGCCAGTGAGTGCCCTGTTGCACCTCGAAGCCCCGATCGATTTCGACGCCATCGACGGCGCCCCGGTGGACCTGCTGTTCGTGCTGCTGGTCCCGGAAGCCGCGACCGATGCGCATCTGGAATTACTGCGCCAGATCGCCAGCATGCTCGACCGCAAGGAAGTGCGCGAAAAACTGCGCAGCGCTCCGAGCAACGAAGCCTTGTACCAGGTTGTAGTGGACGAGCAGAACGGGCACTAA
- the hpf gene encoding ribosome hibernation-promoting factor, HPF/YfiA family, protein MQVNISGHQLEVTQPLRSYIEEKLQRLERHFDKITNVQVTMCVEKLKQKIEATLHIPGSEVVANAEDTDMYAAIDSLTDKLDRQLKKHKEKTQSLLQGATGR, encoded by the coding sequence ATGCAAGTCAACATCAGTGGACACCAACTGGAAGTGACCCAACCTCTGCGTTCCTACATCGAGGAAAAACTCCAACGACTGGAGCGACATTTCGACAAGATCACCAACGTGCAGGTCACGATGTGCGTCGAAAAGCTGAAGCAGAAGATCGAAGCCACCTTGCATATCCCCGGCAGCGAAGTGGTCGCCAACGCAGAAGATACCGACATGTATGCTGCGATCGACTCACTCACCGACAAGCTGGATCGCCAACTCAAAAAGCATAAGGAAAAGACCCAGAGCCTCCTCCAGGGCGCGACCGGTCGTTAA